The genomic interval CGGCGCAGACACGGTGCGTTTGTTCATGATGTTTGCTTCCCCTGCTGACATGACGCTAGAGTGGCAAGAGTCTGGCGTAGAAGGTGCCAACCGCTTCTTAAAACGCGTTTGGAAACTCGTTCGTGAACATATTGATGGCGGTGAGGTCGAAGCATTAGCGCCTGCGGCCTTGAGCAATCAACAAAAGGCATTGCGTCGCGATGTTCACAAAACGATCGCTAAAGTCACCGATGACGTAGAACGCCGTCAAACCTTTAATACCGCGATTGCGGCCATTATGGAGTTGATGAACAAACTGGCTAAAGCCCCTCAAGACGATGCTCAAGATCGCGCTATTCTAGACGAAGCACTAAAAGCCATTGTCGTGATGCTGTCGCCGATCACGCCACACATTTGCTTTGAAATGTGGCAAGCACTCGGTGAACAAGATATCGATAATACCGCTTGGCCTCGTTACGATGAGCAAGCCTTAGTCGAAGATGAAAAACTCATCGTGGTACAAGTCAACGGTAAATTGCGTGCCAAATTAACCGTGGCTGCTGATGCCACTAAAGAAGCGGTGGAAGCCATGGGTCTAGCCGATGAAAATGTGACGAAATTTACCGAAGGTAAAACGATTCGCAAAGTGATTTATGTGCCAGGCAAATTGCTTAACATTGTGGCAAACTAAGCCAAGTAAATAACAAAAACTCAGCACAAACAGGGCTAGTGTGGCCCTGTTTATTTATCTTAGTTCATTGAACAATCCCTCTTGTCAGTATCGAACGAGATTGGGACACAGTGACCTAAGATAAATCACTCAATACAAAGAGCTTATTAATGCAATTAACATCTTTTCTCAAAGTGACCTGCACATTAGGTCTGATTACCCTACTATCGGCATGTGGCTTTCACCTCAGAGATGAGTACATTGTGCCTGAAGAACTGCATCAATTGTCGTTTACCAGTAACGATGACTACAGTTACTTCTCTCGTCAAGTGGTGACGCAATTGAAACGCAATGACATTAACATTGTACCGATTTCAGAAAAGATCCCAAGCTTGCGCATTATCAGTACCAACATGAGCTCTCGTACACTGTCTTTGTATCAAAACGCCCAAGAAGCGGAAAAAGAACTCACCTATAAAGTCCAATACTCGGTCACTATCCCTGAAATTGGCATTCAAAAGTACACCATTTCAGTCAGCCGTAATTACCTTGAAAACTCGCTGGTGGCTTTGGCTAAATCAGTCGAAAAAGAGTTGATAGAGAAAGAGATGTACGACCAAGCGGCCAGTCAAATGATGCGTCAACTCGGTCGAGTCAAAGCCAAATACGAAGACGAAGAAAATAATGTGGCCAACTCAAGCAATTAATCTGGTCGTTGATTACTATGCGTATTTTTGCTGACCGTTTACAAGAACAATTACAACGCGGGTTGAGCCCGGCCTATTTGCTGGTCGGCAACGACCCCCTGTTGCTTGAAGAAAGCCGTCAATCCATTCGCCGTCAAGCTAAAACGCAGGGCTATGAAGAGGTGCATCGGTTTACTTTGGATCAAAGTATTGAATGGGATCGCGTCTACGACTGCTTTCAATCCATGAGTCTATTTTGTGAACAGCAAGTCGTTGAGATAGACATTCCAGAAAGCGGTGTCAGCGCGACACAAGCCAAGCCACTGCTCGAGCTTATCCCACTTTTTAACCCGCAAACCTTGCTGATCATCGTGGCCAATAAGCTGCCTAAAGCGCAAGAAAAAGCCAAATGGTTTAGCGAACTCAGTAAGCAATCACTTTGGGTTCAATGCCTAACGCCTGACGTTAAGCACCTGCCCCGCTGGGTGGCTAATCGCTGCCAACAACTTGGGCTACGGGCTGATGACGCCAGTGTTCAGATGCTCGCTCAATGGCATGAAGGTAATTTACTGGCGTTAAAACAAAGCCTTGAAAAATTGACTTTGCTTTATCCCGATGGCCAGTTAACCTTGATCCGCGTCGAAGAGGCGCTCAGTCGACATTATCACTATACCCCTTTTCAGTGGTTAGACGCTCTACTCGACGGTAAGGCCAAGCGGGCCCTAAAAATTCTTCACCAGCTCGACAGCGAAGGCGTAGAAATCACGATTTTATTAAGAACGCTACAAAAAGAGCTGCTCACTTTAATAAAGCTGCAGCGGCTGAGCGGAGAAATGCCCATGGGTAAAGCTTTCGATCAATTGAGAGTGTGGCAAAATAAAAGACCGGCCTATCACGCTGCCCTGTCGCGTCTAGACCTAAATGAGCTTCAAAGGGCGATGAAAAAACTCAGCCAACTTGAACTTGAGGTTAAAACTCAATACGATCGGACATCTTGGCCTGGTTTGGCCGAGCTCAGTATCGACTTATGCCAACCTGAGCGCAAAGTCATCGCCTCTCTATAACCATTATAAATTATTGTTATACCGCTATTAAATAAGGAACCCTGTGTGCTTCAAGAACAACTGATCCACCTACTTGCTGACAAAGCTGATGATATGAAAGCAGAAGACATTATCACCCTCGATGTTTCTGATAAATCGAATATTACTGACACCATGATCATCTGTACTGGTACGTCTAAGCGCCACGTTTCCTCGATCGCTTCACACGTTGCCAATGAGCTCAAAAAATTGGGGCTCACTCCGATTGGCATCGACGGAGAAGCCGAAGGCGAATGGGTCGTGGTCGATATGGGTTCAAGCATGTTGCACGTACTGCAGCCACAATTTCGCGAACTGTATCAACTAGAAAAACTTTGGGGCTAAATGGTGAAGATCCAACTTATTGCCGTGGGTACTAAAATGCCTAAATGGGTTGAAGAGGGCTTTCAAGAGTATCGACGCCGCTTCCCACATGATATGCCATTAGAATTGGTTGAGATTACAGCAGGTAAACGAGGTAAAAATGCCGACATTGCAAGAATTTTGCAAAAAGAAGGCGAAGCGATGCTCAATGCCGTGCCCAAAGGCAATCGAATTGTTACACTCGACATTCCCGGTAAACCCTGGAATACCGAGCAATTAGCCCAGCAATTGGAAAGTTGGAAGCTCGACGCCCGCGATGTTTCAATTTTAATTGGCGGCCCTGAAGGATTAGCCCCGGCCTGTAAAGCCGCTGCGGATCAATCTTGGTCTCTTTCACCGCTGACACTGCCTCACCCTCTCGTACGTGTCATGATGGCGGAGAGTTTATATCGCGCGTGGAGCATAACGACGAATCACCCGTACCACCGAGAATAAGCATTCATGTTACGACGACGTAGCCAAATCAGAGATTATCAAGCAGAAGCACGATTGTTTAGAAATCGTGCTGTGGTTGCCTTTCTTGGTATTTTAGTCCTGTTAAGCGTACTGGTTGCGAACCTGTACAATATTCAAGTCAATCAGTTTCAAGACTACAAAACACGATCCAATGACAACCGGATCAAAATCGTACCGATTGCACCGACTCGGGGCTTAATCTACGACAGAAACGGCGTGTTATTAGCTGAAAACCGCCCGGTTTTTACCTTGCAACTCACCCCGGAAAAAATCGATGATATCGATGCCACCATTGCTCAATTAAAGCAATTTTTACCCATTACCGATGACGATATTGCCGACTTCCAAAAAGAGCGGCGTCGCTTCCATCGCTTCCAATCTGTACCACTAAAATCACAACTGACTGAAAAACAAGTCGCGGTGTTCTCGGTCAATCAATACAAGTTTCCCGGCGTCGAAGTCAGCGCTTCGCTAAAGCGATTTTATCCCTACGGGCAAATACTCACCCATGTCCTTGGTTATGTATCACGTATCAACGACAAGGACCTACAACGACTCGCTCGAGAGGACAAAGCGTCTAATTACAAAGCCACCCACGACATCGGAAAACTGGGGGTTGAAAAGTACTACGAAGATTTACTGCATGGCACATCTGGCTACCAAGAGGTCGAAGTCAACAGCCGAGGTCGGGTGATCCGGACACTGAAATACGTCCCACCAACGCCGGGGAAAGATCTCGTCCTCAACATCGATATTGAACTGCAACAATACGTGCATCAACTAATGGGAGAGCGCCGTGGCAGTGCGATTGTCCTCGACCCGAAAGACGATGGTGTATTGGCCATGGTGTCTACCCCAAGCTATGACCCGAACCAATTTGTCAATGGTATCTCAAGCAAGCAATACGCGTCACTGCTACAAGATAAAAATCGTCCATTGGTCAATCGCGCTACCTTGGGGATTTATCCGCCAGCGTCTACGGTTAAACCTTTTATTTCGGTGGCGGCGCTAACAGAAGGGGTGATTACGCCAAATACCACTCGCAACGATCCCGGCTACTGGCAGATCCCCAATTCAAACACCCGCCCATATCGAGATTGGCTGCGCTGGGGCCACGGAACGGTTGATGTCCTAAAAGCCCTTGAAGAGTCGGTCGATACCTTTTATTACCAAGTCGCTTATGATTTAGGAATAGACAGGATCTCAAGTTGGATGAACT from Vibrio sp. HB236076 carries:
- the lptE gene encoding LPS assembly lipoprotein LptE, yielding MQLTSFLKVTCTLGLITLLSACGFHLRDEYIVPEELHQLSFTSNDDYSYFSRQVVTQLKRNDINIVPISEKIPSLRIISTNMSSRTLSLYQNAQEAEKELTYKVQYSVTIPEIGIQKYTISVSRNYLENSLVALAKSVEKELIEKEMYDQAASQMMRQLGRVKAKYEDEENNVANSSN
- the holA gene encoding DNA polymerase III subunit delta; this translates as MRIFADRLQEQLQRGLSPAYLLVGNDPLLLEESRQSIRRQAKTQGYEEVHRFTLDQSIEWDRVYDCFQSMSLFCEQQVVEIDIPESGVSATQAKPLLELIPLFNPQTLLIIVANKLPKAQEKAKWFSELSKQSLWVQCLTPDVKHLPRWVANRCQQLGLRADDASVQMLAQWHEGNLLALKQSLEKLTLLYPDGQLTLIRVEEALSRHYHYTPFQWLDALLDGKAKRALKILHQLDSEGVEITILLRTLQKELLTLIKLQRLSGEMPMGKAFDQLRVWQNKRPAYHAALSRLDLNELQRAMKKLSQLELEVKTQYDRTSWPGLAELSIDLCQPERKVIASL
- the rsfS gene encoding ribosome silencing factor, encoding MLQEQLIHLLADKADDMKAEDIITLDVSDKSNITDTMIICTGTSKRHVSSIASHVANELKKLGLTPIGIDGEAEGEWVVVDMGSSMLHVLQPQFRELYQLEKLWG
- the rlmH gene encoding 23S rRNA (pseudouridine(1915)-N(3))-methyltransferase RlmH; this translates as MKIQLIAVGTKMPKWVEEGFQEYRRRFPHDMPLELVEITAGKRGKNADIARILQKEGEAMLNAVPKGNRIVTLDIPGKPWNTEQLAQQLESWKLDARDVSILIGGPEGLAPACKAAADQSWSLSPLTLPHPLVRVMMAESLYRAWSITTNHPYHRE
- the mrdA gene encoding penicillin-binding protein 2 → MLRRRSQIRDYQAEARLFRNRAVVAFLGILVLLSVLVANLYNIQVNQFQDYKTRSNDNRIKIVPIAPTRGLIYDRNGVLLAENRPVFTLQLTPEKIDDIDATIAQLKQFLPITDDDIADFQKERRRFHRFQSVPLKSQLTEKQVAVFSVNQYKFPGVEVSASLKRFYPYGQILTHVLGYVSRINDKDLQRLAREDKASNYKATHDIGKLGVEKYYEDLLHGTSGYQEVEVNSRGRVIRTLKYVPPTPGKDLVLNIDIELQQYVHQLMGERRGSAIVLDPKDDGVLAMVSTPSYDPNQFVNGISSKQYASLLQDKNRPLVNRATLGIYPPASTVKPFISVAALTEGVITPNTTRNDPGYWQIPNSNTRPYRDWLRWGHGTVDVLKALEESVDTFYYQVAYDLGIDRISSWMNLFGFGKYTGIDIYEESQANMPTREWKRARHNIPWYKGDTIPVGIGQGYWTATPIQIAKATSVLVNDGKVMAPHLLKATIENSHPIDSQQAEPFDPYPPIENVPQKYWNIAKQGMHLVNTGARGTARRAFFGAKYESAGKSGTAQVFGLSENEKYNADELAEHLRDHALYTSFAPFDDPKAVVTVVLENAGGGSSHGAPVARKIFDYLLLPHKSDQDGGEVSPPTEEH